In one window of Maribacter sp. BPC-D8 DNA:
- a CDS encoding class I SAM-dependent methyltransferase: MPNPISKISTKDFLVTQESFELEYDPKYDMLVTKPIPEDLEKYYDPNNYISHSDSGNGLLEKIYQTVKKYTLNKKVKLINEYTIDDKKLLDIGCGTGEFLISGKNKNWKTVGVELNDSARKKAVDKELEVYKSLEDLNDRKFNVITLWHVLEHLPDLDKQINKITSLLEKNGTLIIAVPNYKSYDAQYYKEFWAAYDTPRHLWHFSQNAIKNIFTNKKIEVVKTLPMYFDSYYVSLLSEKYKSGSSNYLKAFYRGFISNMKAKTSTEYSSLIYVLKKE; this comes from the coding sequence ATGCCTAATCCCATTTCAAAAATCTCGACAAAGGATTTTCTAGTAACTCAAGAATCATTTGAATTAGAATATGATCCTAAATATGATATGCTAGTTACAAAACCTATACCTGAAGATTTAGAAAAATACTACGACCCAAATAATTATATTTCACATTCGGATAGTGGAAATGGTTTACTTGAAAAAATTTATCAAACTGTAAAAAAGTACACGTTAAATAAAAAAGTAAAGTTGATAAATGAGTATACAATTGATGATAAAAAATTACTTGATATAGGATGTGGAACTGGAGAATTTCTAATTAGTGGAAAAAACAAAAATTGGAAAACAGTAGGAGTAGAGTTAAATGACAGTGCGAGAAAGAAAGCAGTAGATAAAGAACTAGAAGTTTATAAATCTTTAGAAGATTTAAATGATAGAAAATTTAATGTCATAACACTATGGCATGTACTAGAACATCTACCAGATTTAGACAAGCAGATAAATAAAATAACATCTCTGTTAGAAAAAAACGGGACACTCATAATTGCTGTTCCAAATTACAAATCATATGACGCTCAATACTACAAAGAGTTTTGGGCAGCTTATGATACACCAAGACATCTTTGGCACTTTTCACAAAATGCAATAAAAAATATTTTTACAAATAAAAAAATAGAAGTAGTTAAAACGCTACCAATGTATTTTGATTCTTACTATGTTTCACTATTATCAGAAAAATATAAATCTGGTTCTTCAAATTACTTAAAAGCATTTTACAGAGGTTTTATATCAAATATGAAGGCAAAGACATCTACTGAGTATTCTTCTCTAATATATGTGCTAAAAAAAGAGTAA
- a CDS encoding OmpH family outer membrane protein, protein MKNLILIFAIALLASCQQEKIGYVDNVKLMDEYQQKIDVESKFKVKADALAKTRDSISQAFQFEAQAFQTKAQKMSQSKAQEEYAAMQQRGQIIGQQLQQQDQQLQMEGQTEMDSIVSKVKEEIKAYGQTNNYTYILGGGDGGSVLYGKEANDLTDDIVKLLNDKYKK, encoded by the coding sequence ATGAAAAACCTAATTTTAATTTTCGCTATCGCATTATTAGCATCTTGCCAACAAGAAAAAATCGGATACGTAGATAACGTAAAATTGATGGATGAGTACCAACAAAAAATTGATGTTGAATCTAAATTCAAAGTTAAGGCAGATGCTTTAGCAAAAACTAGAGATAGTATTTCTCAAGCTTTTCAATTTGAAGCACAAGCTTTTCAAACTAAAGCTCAAAAAATGTCTCAATCAAAAGCTCAAGAAGAATATGCAGCAATGCAACAAAGAGGTCAAATTATTGGTCAACAACTTCAACAGCAAGATCAACAATTGCAAATGGAAGGTCAAACTGAAATGGATAGCATAGTTTCTAAAGTAAAAGAAGAAATTAAAGCTTACGGTCAGACCAACAATTACACTTATATTTTAGGTGGTGGAGATGGTGGTAGTGTTCTTTACGGTAAAGAGGCTAACGATCTTACGGATGACATAGTAAAGTTACTAAACGATAAGTACAAGAAATAA
- a CDS encoding LysE family translocator, translated as MLEDIQAAIPLGFFLSFMVGPVFFVLLQTSAVKGFRAAITFDIGVLLADVLFILVAYFSSFQLLENLSNQPGLYVFGGVILLVYGLVTFFKVDKKAIPVDSKKIRKSDYFGLFVKGFLLNFINIGVLVFWLGIIIIIGPTLDNQPNRFFTFFATVLLSYFVTDIFKILLAKQLKRKLTPSRIVYVKKIIGIILVICGIVLIVKGFLPKDQFNIEHELERFETNSIE; from the coding sequence ATGTTAGAAGATATACAGGCAGCAATTCCTTTAGGCTTTTTCCTAAGCTTTATGGTTGGGCCAGTTTTCTTTGTCTTGTTACAAACTAGTGCAGTAAAGGGTTTTAGAGCTGCTATAACCTTCGATATTGGTGTTTTACTTGCAGATGTTCTGTTTATACTTGTAGCGTATTTTAGTAGTTTTCAGCTTCTTGAAAATTTGAGTAATCAACCAGGTCTTTATGTTTTTGGCGGAGTCATACTTTTGGTTTACGGTCTTGTAACTTTCTTCAAAGTTGACAAAAAAGCAATACCTGTAGATTCTAAAAAGATTCGGAAGTCAGATTACTTTGGTCTTTTTGTAAAAGGATTTTTACTCAATTTTATTAATATTGGTGTACTTGTTTTCTGGTTAGGTATTATTATAATCATTGGTCCTACTTTAGATAATCAACCTAATCGTTTCTTTACTTTTTTTGCAACTGTACTACTCTCCTATTTTGTTACCGATATTTTTAAAATTCTTTTAGCTAAGCAATTAAAGCGTAAGCTAACACCTAGTAGAATTGTTTATGTAAAAAAGATAATCGGAATTATATTGGTGATTTGTGGTATTGTTCTAATAGTAAAAGGTTTTCTACCTAAGGATCAATTTAATATAGAACATGAATTAGAACGATTTGAAACTAATTCTATAGAATAA
- a CDS encoding head GIN domain-containing protein: protein MKQVLLIMFLLGCLLVTGQDNEVTQKLEPFKELKGFDGLSINLIKSTENKVIITGENTSKVAVVNNEGVLKIRMQIGKIFSGYKTFIDLYYAADILVIDVNEDARIVTEDIIKQEILELKAQEGGELIVSAEVEQMLIKSVSGGVIRTAGSSNLQDVQINTGGVYEGKGFVTNFSTINVNAGSRAEINAKDYVKATVKAGGEVLVFGNPKKLEEKTVFGGTIKRMQ, encoded by the coding sequence ATGAAACAAGTTTTACTTATAATGTTTCTCTTAGGATGTCTTTTGGTTACTGGCCAAGATAATGAGGTTACCCAAAAGTTAGAACCTTTTAAAGAGTTGAAAGGTTTTGATGGATTATCTATTAATCTTATTAAATCTACAGAAAACAAGGTTATTATTACTGGTGAAAATACTAGTAAGGTAGCTGTTGTTAATAACGAAGGTGTTTTAAAAATACGGATGCAAATCGGTAAGATATTCAGTGGATATAAAACTTTTATAGATTTATATTATGCTGCAGATATTTTAGTTATTGATGTTAATGAAGATGCAAGAATAGTTACAGAAGATATTATTAAACAAGAAATTCTGGAACTAAAAGCTCAAGAAGGCGGAGAATTAATTGTTAGTGCAGAAGTAGAACAAATGTTAATTAAGTCAGTCTCTGGCGGAGTTATAAGAACGGCAGGTTCTTCAAATCTGCAAGACGTTCAAATTAATACCGGTGGTGTTTATGAAGGTAAAGGCTTTGTTACCAATTTTTCTACTATCAATGTAAATGCCGGTTCAAGGGCAGAGATTAATGCAAAAGATTATGTAAAGGCAACTGTTAAAGCTGGTGGAGAAGTTCTGGTATTTGGTAATCCAAAGAAACTAGAAGAGAAAACGGTATTTGGCGGTACCATTAAAAGAATGCAATAG
- the rnr gene encoding ribonuclease R produces MSKKNKKAKNHRKNEITRGIFTVLEKEPNKSFNYKQIAAKIDITDAQDRNILIKRLTELKEKKRIQEIDRGQYKVLEDTKSYHEGTVDVTGKGNAYIVVDGMDDDIFIPANKLNKAFHKDKVEVYIYPRSKSKKLEGEIVKVLERYKTTFVGIVDMQKTFAFVRPTDFRMYTDIFVSKDKLNGANDGEKVLVEITDWPEDVDSPFGRVTEVLGIPGEHDTEIHSILAEYGLPYSFPADVQNFADGIDTSIKEEEIKKRRDIRDVLTFTIDPKDAKDFDDALSFQKLENGNYEIGIHIADVSHYLQKDTILDDEAYERATSVYLVDRVVPMLPEVLSNNACSLRPNEEKYTFSAIFELDSDAIIRNQWFGRTVIDSNERFAYEEAQYIIENGNGNIPEDISIREAAYSVSNDVVEATLEMDRLAKIMRAKRMDQGALSFDKVEVRFNLDENSEPIGVYFKESKDANKLIEEFMLLANRKVAEFIGKQKPKKTFIYRIHDDPDPDKLMALNGIVSKFGHKLDFKDKKSISSSLNQLLQDVKGKKEQNMVDTLTIRSMSKAIYTIDNIGHYGLAFDYYTHFTSPIRRYPDVMVHRLLQHYLDGGSSANAEEYEKKCKHSSDMEYLASSAERDSIKYMQIKFMQDHKDEEFRGVISGVTEWGIYVEIIDNKCEGMIRIRDIKGDYYIFDEKQYAIVGERTKKTYTLGDEITVMVKSTDLVKRHLDFALIPDNIK; encoded by the coding sequence ATGTCGAAGAAGAATAAGAAGGCGAAGAACCATAGAAAGAACGAAATTACAAGAGGAATTTTTACCGTTCTTGAAAAGGAGCCAAATAAAAGTTTCAACTATAAGCAGATTGCTGCTAAAATTGATATTACAGATGCTCAAGATAGAAATATCCTTATTAAAAGGTTAACTGAGCTCAAAGAGAAAAAAAGAATTCAAGAAATTGATAGAGGTCAGTATAAAGTTTTAGAAGATACAAAGTCTTATCATGAAGGTACTGTAGATGTTACCGGTAAGGGTAATGCCTATATTGTAGTCGATGGTATGGACGATGATATCTTTATACCTGCCAATAAATTAAATAAAGCTTTTCATAAAGATAAAGTTGAAGTTTATATCTATCCTAGAAGTAAGAGTAAAAAGCTTGAAGGTGAAATAGTTAAAGTACTTGAAAGATATAAAACAACTTTTGTTGGTATTGTTGACATGCAGAAGACTTTTGCATTTGTAAGACCTACAGATTTTAGAATGTATACCGATATTTTTGTTTCAAAAGATAAATTAAATGGAGCAAATGATGGTGAAAAGGTTTTAGTAGAAATAACCGATTGGCCCGAAGATGTTGATTCTCCTTTTGGTAGAGTTACTGAAGTTTTAGGTATACCTGGTGAACATGATACTGAAATTCATTCCATTTTAGCGGAGTATGGTTTACCATATTCTTTTCCTGCAGATGTTCAGAATTTTGCAGATGGTATAGATACTAGTATTAAAGAAGAAGAAATTAAAAAACGTAGAGATATAAGAGATGTTCTTACGTTTACTATTGATCCAAAAGATGCTAAAGATTTTGATGATGCCTTATCATTTCAAAAATTAGAAAATGGTAATTATGAAATAGGTATACACATTGCCGATGTTTCTCATTATTTACAAAAAGATACCATTTTAGATGATGAAGCTTATGAAAGAGCAACATCTGTTTATTTAGTGGATCGTGTGGTACCTATGTTACCAGAAGTACTTTCTAATAATGCATGTTCATTAAGACCTAATGAAGAAAAATATACTTTTTCTGCAATTTTCGAACTAGATAGCGATGCGATTATAAGAAATCAATGGTTTGGACGAACTGTAATCGATTCTAACGAACGTTTTGCATATGAAGAGGCTCAATATATCATTGAGAACGGTAATGGCAATATACCAGAAGATATATCGATAAGAGAAGCTGCTTATAGCGTTTCTAACGATGTTGTAGAAGCTACATTAGAAATGGATAGGCTTGCTAAAATTATGCGCGCTAAGCGTATGGATCAAGGTGCGCTTTCTTTTGATAAAGTTGAAGTTCGTTTTAATCTTGATGAGAATAGCGAACCGATCGGTGTATACTTTAAAGAATCTAAAGATGCCAATAAACTGATAGAAGAGTTTATGTTATTGGCTAATAGAAAAGTGGCTGAGTTTATTGGTAAGCAAAAACCTAAAAAGACATTCATTTATAGAATACATGATGATCCAGATCCAGATAAGTTAATGGCTTTGAATGGTATCGTTTCTAAATTCGGACATAAATTAGATTTCAAGGACAAGAAATCTATTAGTTCTTCTTTAAACCAATTACTACAAGATGTAAAAGGTAAAAAAGAACAAAATATGGTAGATACGCTTACGATACGTAGTATGAGCAAAGCGATTTATACTATTGATAATATTGGGCATTATGGGTTAGCTTTTGATTATTATACTCATTTTACTTCTCCAATTAGAAGATACCCAGATGTAATGGTGCATAGATTATTACAGCATTATTTAGATGGTGGTAGTTCTGCAAATGCTGAAGAATATGAGAAGAAATGTAAGCATTCTTCAGATATGGAGTATCTAGCATCAAGTGCTGAACGTGATTCTATTAAGTACATGCAGATTAAATTTATGCAGGATCATAAAGATGAAGAATTCCGCGGTGTTATTAGTGGTGTTACCGAGTGGGGTATCTATGTTGAAATCATTGATAATAAATGTGAAGGCATGATTCGTATTAGAGACATCAAAGGAGATTATTATATCTTTGACGAGAAGCAATATGCCATCGTTGGTGAACGTACCAAGAAGACTTATACTTTAGGTGATGAGATTACTGTCATGGTAAAAAGCACCGATTTAGTCAAAAGACATTTAGATTTTGCTTTGATTCCAGATAATATTAAATAA
- the rpiB gene encoding ribose 5-phosphate isomerase B — protein MKIAIGNDHAGTEYKLAIIGLLKYIHVEVINYGTDGTDSVDYPDFAHPVALDVENGIADYGILICGSGNGASMTANKQQNVRAALCWTKEITKLAREHNDANILSLPARYISLPQALEMVSTFLNTSFEGGRHERRIEKIPLQ, from the coding sequence ATGAAAATAGCTATTGGTAACGACCATGCCGGTACAGAATACAAGTTAGCTATTATAGGTTTACTTAAATATATACACGTTGAAGTTATTAACTATGGTACAGATGGTACTGATAGTGTTGATTATCCTGACTTTGCACACCCTGTGGCACTAGATGTTGAAAATGGAATTGCCGATTATGGAATTTTAATCTGTGGCAGTGGTAATGGGGCTAGTATGACCGCCAATAAGCAACAAAATGTAAGAGCTGCCTTATGTTGGACAAAAGAAATAACGAAATTAGCTAGAGAACATAACGATGCAAATATTCTAAGTTTACCAGCAAGGTATATTTCTTTACCTCAAGCACTTGAAATGGTTTCTACGTTTTTAAACACTTCTTTCGAAGGTGGTAGACATGAACGAAGAATTGAAAAGATTCCACTTCAATAG
- a CDS encoding GNAT family N-acetyltransferase yields the protein MLDIKVISFKEFDIEELYNVLQLRSDIFVVEQDCVYLDIDGKDDKAIHVIGSKDNTVVAYTRIFKPGDYFDLASIGRVAVHKDFRKFGYGKVIMEASIKAVNERFSESEIKISAQKYLTKFYTDLGFNATGEEYLEDGIPHLEMIKK from the coding sequence ATGTTAGATATTAAAGTAATTAGTTTTAAAGAATTCGATATTGAAGAACTGTACAATGTACTACAATTACGAAGCGATATTTTTGTAGTAGAACAAGATTGCGTTTATTTAGATATAGACGGTAAAGATGATAAAGCTATTCATGTAATAGGATCTAAAGACAACACGGTAGTAGCGTATACAAGAATTTTTAAACCTGGCGATTATTTTGATTTGGCGAGTATTGGCAGAGTAGCAGTACATAAAGATTTTAGAAAATTTGGCTATGGTAAAGTAATTATGGAAGCTTCTATTAAAGCAGTTAATGAACGTTTTAGTGAAAGTGAAATAAAAATTTCAGCTCAAAAATACCTTACCAAATTTTATACTGATTTAGGATTTAATGCAACAGGAGAAGAGTATTTAGAAGACGGTATACCGCATTTAGAAATGATCAAAAAATAA
- the dcm gene encoding DNA (cytosine-5-)-methyltransferase, whose protein sequence is MKKLKVIELFAGVGGFRLGLEDTGNYEVVWSNQFEPSTKAQHASTVYEARFGHENHRNEDISEVPTKDIPDADILVGGFPCQDYSVAATLNNSKGLIGKKGVLWWSIHRILSEKKNPPKYLFLENVDRLLKSPSNQRGRDFAIMLKSLDDLGYAIEWRVINAADYGMPQRRRRIFFLGYHKSTPLYKQFKKATTEEWIFEKGTIATAFPISSTSSKMISFDITDNLVSLSENFNLGEKLSPFQNTGVFIKGKVYTTKTTASYIGKRTVLADVLQQEEIPEEFYIPEEEHDKWYYLKGSKKETRTSKSGFAYHYNEGSMIFPDALDNASRTIITGEGGKSASRFKHVINTKKGLRRLTPVELERLNMFPDNHTSLEGISNTKRAFFMGNALVVGVVRKIGEVLSEKIKSN, encoded by the coding sequence ATGAAGAAACTAAAGGTCATAGAACTTTTTGCGGGTGTTGGCGGATTTCGCTTAGGATTAGAGGATACCGGGAACTACGAGGTAGTTTGGAGTAACCAATTTGAGCCTAGTACGAAAGCGCAGCACGCCTCTACAGTTTATGAAGCTAGATTCGGTCATGAGAATCACAGAAATGAAGATATTTCTGAGGTACCCACTAAAGATATACCCGATGCCGATATTTTAGTGGGTGGTTTTCCTTGCCAAGATTATTCTGTAGCAGCTACCTTAAATAACTCTAAAGGTCTTATTGGTAAAAAAGGGGTTTTATGGTGGAGCATTCATAGAATTTTATCGGAAAAGAAAAATCCGCCGAAATACTTATTTCTTGAAAATGTAGATCGGTTATTAAAATCTCCGTCAAATCAAAGAGGTAGAGATTTTGCCATAATGCTTAAAAGTTTAGATGACTTAGGTTATGCCATAGAATGGCGGGTTATTAACGCTGCAGATTACGGAATGCCACAAAGAAGAAGACGTATTTTTTTCTTAGGATACCATAAGTCTACACCACTTTATAAACAATTTAAAAAAGCTACAACCGAAGAATGGATCTTTGAAAAGGGAACTATAGCAACGGCTTTTCCGATATCAAGCACTTCTTCAAAAATGATTTCGTTCGATATCACCGATAACCTTGTATCGCTATCTGAAAATTTTAATTTGGGTGAAAAATTATCTCCATTTCAAAATACCGGAGTATTCATTAAAGGAAAAGTGTATACCACTAAAACTACGGCTAGTTATATTGGTAAAAGAACAGTCTTAGCCGATGTTTTACAACAAGAAGAAATACCCGAAGAATTTTATATTCCTGAAGAGGAACATGATAAATGGTATTATTTAAAAGGTTCAAAGAAAGAAACCCGGACTTCTAAATCTGGTTTTGCTTACCATTACAATGAGGGTAGTATGATTTTTCCTGATGCGTTAGACAATGCGTCAAGAACAATCATAACTGGTGAAGGCGGTAAAAGTGCATCGCGATTTAAACATGTTATTAACACCAAAAAAGGGCTTCGTAGATTAACTCCCGTAGAATTGGAACGCTTGAATATGTTCCCAGATAATCATACATCACTTGAGGGTATTTCAAATACTAAAAGAGCATTTTTTATGGGTAATGCTTTGGTTGTAGGTGTGGTTAGAAAAATAGGAGAAGTACTTTCAGAAAAAATAAAATCAAATTAA
- a CDS encoding C40 family peptidase: protein MKRIILKRSFVLILIALNTACSVHIDEKKLLVKEIEIIKSTFAPDKRTAFFNLEVLDGPSGFTLTGETNLPLAVDSLNSLLKEKGINATNDIKILPGAELEGITKAVINISAANLRSNPKHSAELATQATLGTVINVLKKEGDWYLIQTPDMYLAWVDPGGIELMNADAIKGWTTADKIIYTNTYGHAFSSEEAKNRISDVVAGSLLKLLSSDDEYYKIEFPDGRLGYISKTEAEEYDTWLLNLSYNADSLIATSKTLMGVPYLWGGTSTKGVDCSGYTKTIYYLNGMVIPRDASQQVHAGKPIDSIADFSKLQKGDLLFFGRKATETSSEKVVHVGMWIGDNQFIHSSEMVRISSVDKDSPNYDAFNVGRYLRTQRLLNEEDPLLQNLNITKPLKD from the coding sequence ATGAAGAGAATAATCTTAAAGAGGTCTTTTGTATTGATTTTGATTGCTTTAAATACAGCATGCAGTGTACATATTGACGAAAAGAAATTATTGGTCAAAGAAATTGAAATCATAAAAAGCACTTTTGCACCCGATAAGCGTACTGCATTTTTCAATTTAGAAGTATTAGATGGACCATCGGGTTTTACTTTAACTGGTGAAACTAATTTACCATTAGCTGTAGATTCTTTAAATAGTCTTTTAAAAGAAAAGGGGATTAATGCCACTAACGATATTAAAATTTTACCTGGTGCCGAGCTAGAGGGTATAACCAAAGCAGTTATTAATATTTCTGCAGCCAATCTTAGAAGTAACCCTAAACATTCTGCAGAACTGGCCACACAAGCAACTTTAGGTACTGTTATTAATGTACTAAAAAAAGAAGGAGACTGGTACTTAATACAAACACCAGATATGTATTTAGCATGGGTAGATCCAGGCGGAATAGAATTAATGAATGCAGATGCTATTAAGGGGTGGACAACCGCGGATAAAATCATTTACACAAATACTTATGGGCATGCATTTAGTTCTGAAGAGGCTAAAAACAGAATATCTGATGTAGTTGCCGGAAGCTTATTAAAACTATTAAGTAGTGATGATGAGTATTATAAAATTGAATTTCCAGATGGTAGACTGGGGTATATTTCAAAAACCGAAGCAGAAGAATACGATACTTGGTTATTAAATCTGAGTTACAATGCGGATTCACTTATAGCTACTTCGAAAACCTTAATGGGTGTGCCGTATTTATGGGGTGGTACTTCTACAAAAGGTGTTGATTGTAGTGGTTACACAAAGACTATTTATTATTTAAATGGAATGGTAATTCCGCGCGATGCATCTCAGCAAGTGCACGCAGGTAAGCCTATAGATTCTATTGCAGATTTTAGCAAATTACAGAAGGGAGATTTATTGTTCTTCGGAAGAAAAGCAACAGAAACAAGCTCAGAAAAAGTAGTTCATGTAGGTATGTGGATTGGTGATAACCAATTTATACATTCATCTGAAATGGTACGTATAAGCAGTGTTGATAAAGATTCGCCAAATTATGATGCGTTTAATGTAGGTAGGTATTTAAGAACCCAACGCCTGCTAAATGAAGAGGACCCTTTGCTTCAAAACCTAAATATTACAAAACCGTTAAAAGATTAA
- a CDS encoding S10 family peptidase has protein sequence MRNLLLLATSLFFLQFLQAQDPKKETKTKPTPEAKSFITKHKGVFGGTAIDYTTTAKETFLTNKDGDSIATFWSVAYTKTNMGDVTKRPVTFVFNGGPGSASMWLHMGFFGPKIVKVDSDAKSDDGAAPYNLVNNDHGLLDVTDLVFIDPVGTGYSRLVGKGEGKDFYGLKEDVNSFAQFIRKWVTENERWFSPKYLAGESYGTTRAAALGKALEGSGQNMALNGMILISQALDYAGSTSVKNNITSFITYLPSMAATAWYHKKAGQGKSLESFTQECRDFTYNTYIPSLYKGNSLSEAEKNTIAEKLSYFTGLDKTYVLQSNLRILMGRFQKKLLEDKGFAIGRLDGRFMGDEEDKVSENPHLGDAASYQISAAYTASLNHYFASELKVKMDRPYITSGGGSNWRWRTVPDGKYWEPMPVNTAPDLGETMRRNTAMKVMVASGYYDLITPFFDAEYTFDRNGIVKERVEMKYYEAGHMMYTHEPDFINLSKDIREFITAD, from the coding sequence ATGAGAAATCTTCTATTACTAGCAACCAGTCTATTTTTTCTTCAATTTTTGCAAGCTCAAGACCCAAAAAAGGAAACTAAAACGAAACCCACACCAGAAGCAAAATCTTTTATAACCAAGCACAAAGGGGTTTTTGGCGGTACAGCTATAGATTACACCACAACAGCTAAAGAAACTTTTTTAACTAATAAAGATGGAGATTCTATTGCTACATTTTGGTCTGTTGCGTACACAAAAACAAATATGGGAGATGTTACCAAAAGACCGGTAACCTTTGTTTTTAATGGCGGACCAGGATCTGCTTCGATGTGGTTACACATGGGGTTCTTCGGACCAAAAATTGTAAAAGTAGATTCTGATGCAAAATCTGATGATGGCGCAGCACCTTATAATTTAGTAAACAACGACCATGGTTTACTTGATGTTACCGATCTAGTTTTTATTGATCCCGTTGGTACCGGTTATAGTCGTTTGGTTGGTAAAGGAGAAGGGAAAGATTTCTACGGATTAAAAGAAGATGTGAATTCTTTTGCTCAATTTATTAGAAAATGGGTAACAGAAAACGAACGTTGGTTTTCACCTAAATATTTAGCTGGTGAAAGTTATGGTACTACTCGTGCTGCTGCATTAGGGAAAGCCTTGGAAGGTTCTGGTCAAAATATGGCGCTTAACGGAATGATACTAATATCGCAAGCATTAGATTATGCCGGTTCTACTTCTGTAAAGAATAATATTACTTCGTTCATTACTTATTTACCCAGTATGGCTGCTACTGCTTGGTATCATAAAAAAGCAGGTCAGGGTAAATCTCTAGAAAGTTTTACACAAGAATGTAGAGATTTTACATACAACACCTATATACCTTCTTTATACAAAGGTAATTCGTTAAGTGAAGCTGAAAAGAACACCATAGCTGAAAAGCTTTCTTATTTCACAGGATTGGATAAAACATATGTTCTACAATCTAATTTGAGAATACTGATGGGTCGTTTTCAGAAAAAACTATTAGAAGATAAAGGGTTTGCTATTGGTAGATTAGACGGTCGCTTTATGGGTGATGAGGAAGATAAAGTTTCTGAAAATCCGCATTTGGGCGATGCGGCAAGTTATCAAATAAGTGCTGCCTATACTGCAAGCTTAAATCATTATTTCGCTTCAGAATTAAAGGTAAAAATGGATAGACCCTATATTACTTCTGGTGGTGGATCTAATTGGAGATGGAGAACAGTACCCGATGGAAAATATTGGGAACCAATGCCTGTAAATACTGCACCAGATTTAGGTGAAACCATGCGTAGAAATACTGCTATGAAAGTAATGGTAGCGAGTGGATATTATGATTTAATTACTCCGTTTTTTGATGCTGAATATACATTTGATAGAAACGGAATCGTAAAAGAACGTGTTGAAATGAAGTATTATGAAGCGGGACATATGATGTATACACATGAACCAGATTTTATTAATTTAAGTAAAGATATACGCGAGTTTATTACTGCAGATTAA
- a CDS encoding 3-keto-disaccharide hydrolase encodes MKTQQLKFQVLGTSLLFLLGCGLIISQETNDGWETMYNGNDLNGWTTKVHHYEVGDNYADTFRAEDDMVKVRYDKYEGEFNNRYSHLYYDKPFSDFHFTVQYRFLGELYRGAPDYTILNSGVMFHSQDPQTILKEQDWPISVEIQFLAGVEEGVERPTGNMCSPGTDVVFEGKIDPRHCINSTSDTYYGDQWVTAELVVYHDSLVKHIINGKTVLEYTKPQIGGGVAKGYDPKMKLDGKLLKEGFIALQSEGQPIDFKNIKIRNLKGCTDPKATNYKEYYEVSDTKACIYN; translated from the coding sequence ATGAAAACACAACAACTTAAATTTCAAGTACTCGGAACTTCACTTTTATTTTTATTAGGATGCGGACTCATTATCTCGCAAGAAACCAACGATGGTTGGGAAACCATGTACAACGGTAATGATTTAAACGGATGGACCACCAAAGTACACCATTATGAAGTGGGCGATAACTATGCAGATACCTTTAGGGCAGAAGATGATATGGTGAAGGTGAGGTATGATAAATATGAAGGGGAATTTAACAATAGGTATTCTCATTTATATTATGACAAACCTTTTTCAGATTTTCATTTTACGGTACAGTATAGATTTCTAGGTGAATTATACAGAGGTGCACCAGATTATACGATTTTGAATAGCGGAGTAATGTTTCATTCTCAAGACCCACAAACCATACTAAAAGAACAAGATTGGCCCATAAGTGTTGAAATACAATTTTTAGCGGGAGTAGAAGAAGGTGTAGAACGCCCAACAGGGAATATGTGTTCACCAGGTACCGATGTAGTTTTTGAAGGTAAAATTGACCCAAGACATTGTATTAATTCAACATCCGACACGTATTATGGTGATCAATGGGTAACGGCAGAATTAGTAGTTTATCACGATTCATTGGTTAAGCATATCATTAACGGAAAAACGGTATTAGAATACACAAAACCACAAATTGGTGGTGGTGTAGCCAAAGGTTATGATCCAAAAATGAAACTAGATGGTAAGCTTTTGAAAGAAGGTTTTATTGCTTTACAAAGCGAAGGGCAACCAATTGATTTCAAGAATATAAAAATTAGAAATTTAAAAGGATGCACAGACCCAAAAGCAACGAACTACAAAGAGTATTACGAGGTTTCAGATACAAAAGCATGTATCTATAATTAG